The DNA sequence CGCTGCTGCACGTGCCCCTGGATCTGGCCACCGAATCCGAACTCGATCCCGAGCTCCGTTCCTGGCTGTCGTTCGGCCGGCAGAAACTCGAGGAACTGAGTCTGCTGGGCCGGGCGCTCGAGCGCGGGCGCGCACCCGTGGCCGAGACCCTCGCCGCCAACCGCAGCGCGCTGGCCACGCGCCAGGCGTCGGCACGCGTCGTCCGGCCGGAGGTGCGGGCGCGGCTGGCCGCCATCGATTCCGGCGATGCACGCCGGCCTTCCCCCTATCCGCAGCGCGCCCGGGTCCAGCAGACATGGCTGCAGCTGCCGGCCTACCCCACCACGACGATCGGCTCCTTTCCCCAGACTGCGGCGATCCGCACCGCCCGCCGGGACTTGCGTTCCGGCCGCCTGAGCCGGGAGGGCTACGAGACGCGCATGCGCGGCGAGATCGCCGATGCCGTGGCCGCCCAGGAACGGCTGGGCCTGGACGTGCTGGTACACGGTGAGGCGGAGCGCAACGACATGGTCGAGTATTTCGCCGAGCAACTGTCCGGATACGCGATTACCCGGGGCGGCTGGGTGCAGTCCTACGGGTCCCGTTGCGTGAAACCCCCGATCATCTACGGCGACGTGGCCCGCCCGTCGCCGATGACGGTGGCCTGGAGCCGGTTCGCCCAGTCGCTCACCAAGAGGCCCGTGAAGGGCATGCTCACCGGTCCGGTCACGATGCTGAAATGGTCGTTCGTGCGCGACGACCAGCCGCGGTTCGTGACCGCCCGCCAGATCGCACTGGCGCTGCGCGACGAGATCGCCGATCTGGAGGCCGCGGGCATCGGGATCATCCAGGTCGACGAACCGGCGTTCCGGGAGGCGCTGCCGCTACGCGCGGGCGATCGCGACCGGTACCTCGAAGAGGCGGTGACCGCGTTCCGGCTGGCCACCGCGGTCGCCTCCGACCGAACGCAGATTCACACGCACATGTGCTATTCGGAGTTCAACGACATCATCGCCGCCATTGCGGCCCTGGACGCGGACGTGATCACCATCGAGACCGCACGCTCCGACATGGAACTCCTGGATGCATTCGCCGAGTTCGAGTACCCGAACGGGATCGGTCCCGGCGTATACGACATCCATTCGCCCAACGTACCCGATGTCGACGCGATGGTGGGGCTGATGCAGAAGGCCGCGGCGCGGATCCCCGCGGACCGCCTTTGGGTGAACCCCGACTGCGGCCTGAAGACGCGAGCCTGGCCGGAGGTCGAGGCCGCGCTGGCCCGGATGGTGGAAGCGGCACGCAGGCTGCGCACGGCAGGACACACGGAGGCCGTTGGGAGTGGCGTCGGTGTGGGTTCCACTGCCGTCCGGTAGGCAGCGGAAGCAGGCCTCGCGGCGTGCAGGCGCCCTCGAGTCTAGACTCGAGGGCAGAGAAGCGTTGCAAACGGCATTCGTGCCGACGGGACAGCGGCCTGTCCGCTTGCGACGCGGGCAACACATACCACTGCGGGACCGGGAGGACGTGATGCACCGATGGCTGATTGCTATGCTGATGGTATTGGCGTCCCTGCAGGCCCAGAGCGATATGCAATCCGGCGCGAACACTGCGATCGACCTCCCCGAGCCGCGGCACACGGGCACGGTGAGCATCGAACAGACGCTGGCCGAGCGCCGGTCGGTACGCAGCTTCGCGCCCGGGGCGCTGGACCTGGACCAGGTCGCGCAACTCGTCTGGTCAGCCCAGGGCGTGACCCGGCGCGCGGACGGCTTGCGTACGGCGCCGTCGGCCGGGGCGACGTACCCGCTCGAGATCGACCTGCTGGTCTCGGGGATGGCGGAGATTCCCGACGGCGTGTATCGCTACGATCCCGGTCGGCACCGCCTGGAGCGCCGGATCGAAGGGGATCTGCGCCGCGCCCTGCACGATGCGGCATTGCGCCAGTCGCCCATTCTCGCCGCCCCGGTCGTAATGGTCATCTCCGGCCAGGTCTCGCGCACCGCGCGGCGCTACGGCGCCAGGGCCACGCAGTACATGTTCCTGGAGGCGGGACACGCGGCGCAGAACGTCTACCTGCAGGGAGTCGCGCTGGACGTCGGGACCGTCGTGATCGGGGCGTTCCACGACCACGAGGTCGCCACCCGACTCCAGCTTCGCGATGGCGAGCAGCCGTTGTACATCCTGCCGCTGGGGCGAACGGCCTCACGTTGACGGTCATGGCGCGGGCAGCCACCCGCGATGATGAAAGACGCGTAGGGCGGAAAAGGCCGAAGGCCGTCATCCGCCAGCTGGCGCTGGGGCGCCCCCGGGCTCCTGGGCGGCATGAACGCCGTGTGGCGGATGACGCTGCGCCATTCCGCCCTACGAGACTGCCGCTGGGGCGAACGGCCGCACGCTAACTGCCGCGCCGAAACGCGAACCGATGCCCCGCTAGCAGCCCCAAGTCCGACAGGCTGCTAGACCAGATCGCGGGGTATCCGGACGTCCCAGTTGCGCGAGTAGACGCGGCGCTCGCCCTCGTAGGCGTCGAGCTGGGCATGCAACAGGAACTCGGTCGGCGTCGACGTGAGCACGGTGCGCGTCACGGTACGCACGGACCAGTCCCCACGCCGGAAACCGCGTTCCCAGAGGGTCTCGCCTCGCGTGGAGTTGACATCGTCGCCTTCGTAGCTGTACCACTCCAGCGCCTTGCGCTGCATCTGGAGACCCAGTGCCTCCAGGAGCACGGTTCCCTGGTCGTTCACTACCTCGAGCGTCGACCGGTCTTCCGCGAGATCACGGGTCACCCGCCAGTGGTGCGCCTGAGGCGTCAGCTGGCGAACCGGGGTCGATGCTGGGGCACCCTCGGGCTCCGGAAAAACGATCGCAGCGTCTTCTGCATCCCGCGGCGGACGCACCGGCAGCAGCAGACGACTGGCACCGGTGGTGACCCGCAGACAGACCGGCTGCGGAGCCGGCCAGGCCAGCGGCCAGTACGAAGTCGACAGCGAAAGCCGCAACCGGTGCCCCGCCGGAAAGCGCTGCGCCACGTCGTTGAACTTGATGCGCACCCGGTACACCCGGCCCGGCTCCAGCGGCGCC is a window from the Thioalkalivibrio paradoxus ARh 1 genome containing:
- the metE gene encoding 5-methyltetrahydropteroyltriglutamate--homocysteine S-methyltransferase, giving the protein MTVLHTLGMPRIGANRELKWALENYWKGSGNADALLGVARELRARHWALQADAGCRYVAVGDFSLYDHVLDMSTRLGVVPARFAGTNDGVELDTVFRMARGRAPSGRPAFACEMTKWFDTNYHYIVPELAPDQRFALSRADLFEHVEEAKSLGYRPKAVLTGPLTWLWLAKARVGLNKLGLLDALTQAYGTILARLYAQQVEWVQLDEPILALDLPAAWRIAFEHTYHGLQRTHPRILVASYFGGLGDNLVTAARLPIAGLHVDGVSAPDELAQVADWLPRHKVLSAGCVDGRNVWRSDLGAVLDRLEPLQARLGDRLWLAPSCSLLHVPLDLATESELDPELRSWLSFGRQKLEELSLLGRALERGRAPVAETLAANRSALATRQASARVVRPEVRARLAAIDSGDARRPSPYPQRARVQQTWLQLPAYPTTTIGSFPQTAAIRTARRDLRSGRLSREGYETRMRGEIADAVAAQERLGLDVLVHGEAERNDMVEYFAEQLSGYAITRGGWVQSYGSRCVKPPIIYGDVARPSPMTVAWSRFAQSLTKRPVKGMLTGPVTMLKWSFVRDDQPRFVTARQIALALRDEIADLEAAGIGIIQVDEPAFREALPLRAGDRDRYLEEAVTAFRLATAVASDRTQIHTHMCYSEFNDIIAAIAALDADVITIETARSDMELLDAFAEFEYPNGIGPGVYDIHSPNVPDVDAMVGLMQKAAARIPADRLWVNPDCGLKTRAWPEVEAALARMVEAARRLRTAGHTEAVGSGVGVGSTAVR
- a CDS encoding SagB/ThcOx family dehydrogenase, which codes for MHRWLIAMLMVLASLQAQSDMQSGANTAIDLPEPRHTGTVSIEQTLAERRSVRSFAPGALDLDQVAQLVWSAQGVTRRADGLRTAPSAGATYPLEIDLLVSGMAEIPDGVYRYDPGRHRLERRIEGDLRRALHDAALRQSPILAAPVVMVISGQVSRTARRYGARATQYMFLEAGHAAQNVYLQGVALDVGTVVIGAFHDHEVATRLQLRDGEQPLYILPLGRTASR